The following proteins come from a genomic window of Rhizobium sp. 007:
- a CDS encoding FAD/NAD(P)-binding protein gives MTKNETDSVKRPAIAIVGGGVSGAGVAFHLARTMHELPRVIVFEPRRELGRGLAYDTNDPSHRINVPAARMSLLPDEPEDFLDWIADSDGVADDPEALWPNGNLFPQRRLFGAYVAARLRPYLENGEVEHKRTLVRRVLPGPKEWLITDSNGDETRADFLVIATSHPAPSAPRSLSAALAGHPRFVADPMRPGSLDAIRPDDRVLIVGNGLTSADIVASLTRSGHHGPITSISRRGLRSRGHPPCPQEPFGDFLSEPATSAAALLRNVRKTIAGAAEIGESWHAVIDQVRSNGHEIWRNLPVAERRRIVRHLRPYWDVHRFRIAPQVEEVLDRAIVEGRLEVLAASVAGAKTDGAAIDVLLFRRSGERVEKRFDAVVVTTGPAHGSILQSQIWLHELNQGGHLKLDPSGLGIACNESSEAVATDGLANSSLLISGPLARGTFGELMGLPQVTEHAVFIAAELAKKLKAVR, from the coding sequence GTGACGAAAAACGAAACGGACAGCGTCAAAAGACCCGCCATTGCCATCGTTGGCGGCGGCGTTTCCGGTGCGGGTGTAGCCTTTCATCTCGCAAGGACAATGCACGAGCTGCCACGCGTCATCGTCTTTGAGCCGCGCCGCGAATTGGGCCGCGGGCTTGCCTATGATACGAACGACCCTTCCCACCGCATCAATGTTCCGGCAGCCCGTATGAGCCTGCTTCCCGATGAACCGGAGGATTTTCTTGATTGGATTGCCGACAGCGATGGCGTCGCGGACGATCCGGAAGCGTTATGGCCGAATGGCAATCTCTTCCCGCAACGCCGGCTCTTCGGCGCCTATGTCGCTGCGAGACTGCGCCCATATCTTGAAAACGGTGAGGTCGAGCATAAGAGGACGCTCGTAAGAAGGGTGTTACCCGGTCCAAAGGAATGGTTGATCACCGACAGCAACGGCGATGAGACACGCGCGGATTTCCTCGTGATCGCCACCAGCCATCCAGCGCCCTCAGCACCGCGCAGCCTCTCCGCCGCATTGGCCGGCCACCCGCGCTTTGTTGCCGATCCGATGCGCCCCGGCTCGCTCGATGCCATTCGTCCGGACGATCGGGTCCTCATTGTCGGCAACGGCTTGACATCCGCCGATATCGTCGCGTCGCTGACACGCAGCGGGCATCATGGACCGATCACTTCGATTTCCCGCCGCGGGCTTCGTTCGCGCGGCCACCCACCATGCCCGCAGGAGCCCTTCGGCGACTTCCTTTCCGAGCCGGCTACAAGCGCTGCAGCACTCCTCCGGAACGTTCGAAAGACGATCGCGGGGGCGGCTGAAATCGGCGAAAGCTGGCATGCAGTCATCGATCAGGTCCGCAGCAACGGCCATGAAATCTGGCGCAATCTGCCTGTTGCCGAGCGGCGGCGCATCGTCCGCCATTTGCGGCCTTATTGGGACGTCCATCGCTTCCGCATCGCACCGCAGGTCGAAGAGGTGCTGGACCGGGCGATCGTTGAAGGACGCCTCGAGGTCCTTGCCGCTTCCGTTGCCGGTGCCAAAACCGACGGAGCGGCGATCGACGTACTTCTGTTCAGGCGAAGCGGCGAGCGCGTGGAGAAACGCTTCGATGCTGTGGTCGTGACCACCGGTCCTGCCCATGGCAGCATTCTCCAAAGCCAGATATGGCTGCATGAGCTCAACCAGGGCGGTCATCTGAAGCTCGATCCGAGCGGCCTCGGCATCGCCTGCAACGAGAGCTCAGAAGCGGTCGCAACGGATGGTCTGGCGAATTCGTCATTGCTGATCTCGGGTCCGCTGGCGCGCGGCACCTTCGGTGAACTGATGGGACTGCCGCAGGTAACCGAACATGCTGTCTTCATCGCAGCCGAACTTGCAAAAAAACTGAAAGCGGTCCGATAG
- a CDS encoding FAD-dependent oxidoreductase, with the protein MISGRIDDMPGDTDVLIVGSGPVGLTLAKELRQADKRVLVVESGGLDPSAASNELAGALILQPATHDDVRICVSRQFGGTSNLWTGRCLPFDPIDFEDRFPDGRWPISYDEIRPFYDRAVEYANCGQGFVDKVPLASVDASFELTHLERYSRDPKLFRASLQQFSEDRGLTILLNTTVVDLVLTENSSVSHVVARHKNGLAYRISCRRVVLASGGLEAARLLLNIQRRHPLMFGGPHGALGRYYMGHLFGHVAALRFSNRPAEALFDFRRDETGAYVRRRIVPSDTLINQHHLPNVAFWPDVPALSDPQHESAFLSAAYLALSFRPLGRYLTPEVIRRHHASRLDAIAGHLKNLAANPTEIVRHLPGYLRNRYGRSARKPGFFVNNSRRTYRLAFHAEHFPDRQSHVRLSDSVDAFFVPRLTIDMRVPDENIRALVRTHRLLNDWLEKNCLGELDLNRNDDTLASAIATRIRHGTHQIGLTRMGTNRNDAVVDGNLKVFDLSNAYIASSSVFPTSSQANPTLTAMALAIRLAQHIIQPAP; encoded by the coding sequence ATGATTTCAGGGCGTATTGATGACATGCCAGGTGACACCGATGTCCTCATCGTCGGATCCGGACCCGTCGGCCTCACCCTTGCCAAAGAGCTTCGACAGGCCGACAAGCGCGTGCTCGTTGTTGAGTCGGGCGGGTTAGACCCATCTGCGGCTTCGAACGAACTCGCCGGCGCCTTGATCCTGCAGCCCGCCACCCACGACGACGTACGCATCTGCGTCTCGCGTCAATTCGGCGGAACAAGCAACCTTTGGACTGGGCGATGCCTTCCCTTTGATCCGATCGACTTTGAAGATCGATTTCCCGATGGGCGGTGGCCTATTTCCTATGACGAGATACGGCCGTTCTACGACCGTGCCGTTGAATACGCCAACTGCGGCCAGGGTTTCGTCGATAAGGTGCCACTTGCGTCGGTAGACGCCAGTTTCGAACTAACGCACCTTGAACGTTACAGTCGTGATCCGAAGCTGTTTCGCGCGAGCCTTCAGCAATTCAGCGAGGATAGGGGACTGACAATCCTGCTGAACACCACCGTCGTGGATCTGGTCCTGACGGAAAATAGCAGCGTCAGCCATGTCGTGGCCCGTCACAAAAACGGTCTTGCCTATCGCATTTCATGCAGACGCGTGGTTCTTGCCTCAGGGGGACTGGAAGCGGCGAGACTTCTGCTCAACATCCAGCGGCGTCACCCGCTGATGTTTGGCGGACCCCATGGAGCGCTCGGCCGTTATTACATGGGCCATCTTTTCGGGCATGTTGCTGCGCTCAGATTTTCGAACAGACCGGCCGAGGCACTTTTCGACTTCCGCCGGGACGAAACAGGCGCATATGTGCGCAGACGCATCGTGCCGAGCGATACGCTAATCAACCAGCATCATTTGCCGAATGTGGCGTTCTGGCCCGACGTGCCGGCCCTTTCAGATCCGCAGCATGAAAGCGCCTTTTTGTCCGCCGCTTACCTTGCCTTGAGCTTTCGTCCACTCGGTCGGTACCTCACGCCTGAAGTCATCCGCCGGCATCATGCAAGCCGTCTTGATGCAATCGCCGGCCATCTCAAGAACCTCGCCGCTAACCCGACCGAGATTGTCAGGCACCTACCAGGCTATCTGCGCAATCGCTACGGGCGAAGCGCCAGGAAGCCTGGCTTCTTCGTCAATAACAGCCGTCGGACGTACAGGCTTGCTTTCCATGCCGAACATTTCCCAGACAGGCAAAGCCACGTGCGCTTGTCTGACAGTGTCGATGCTTTCTTCGTGCCGCGGCTAACGATCGACATGCGCGTGCCTGACGAAAATATCCGTGCACTCGTTCGCACCCATCGTCTCCTGAATGACTGGCTTGAAAAAAATTGCTTGGGTGAACTCGATCTGAATCGTAATGACGATACGCTTGCAAGTGCCATCGCTACGCGTATCCGCCATGGCACGCATCAGATTGGGCTGACACGGATGGGAACGAACCGCAACGACGCCGTCGTCGACGGGAACTTGAAGGTCTTCGATCTTTCTAACGCATATATTGCGAGTTCTTCTGTCTTTCCGACGTCGAGCCAAGCCAACCCAACATTGACAGCAATGGCCCTTGCCATTCGCCTCGCGCAGCACATCATCCAGCCGGCACCCTAG
- a CDS encoding NAD(P)/FAD-dependent oxidoreductase — translation MSRLFVDAIVVGAGVIGLAVARKLALCGLETIILERANAIGTETSSRNSEVIHAGLYYPQGSLKATVCVEGRAALYNYCTRRGVDARRVGKILLAASPEELPKLEAIAAAAKRNAVFDVVPLTPSDVADLEPELHCAGALLSPSTGIIDSHGYMQALREDFEAAGGMLAFHTPAMAIRCGGARIGLTTGGAEPTEIEASFVVNAAGHGAPGLAARTAGLSPKMVPPQWYAKGNYFALSGRQPFSHLIYPMPDHAGLGVHATLDLNGRCRFGPDVEWVDENHSLDVAASRAEQFYDAIRRYWPGLRDGALQPDYAGIRPKLHDATMPMPDFRIDGPQLHGVKGLVNLFGIESPGLTGSLAIADMVVVALGVASDKEAPHSDR, via the coding sequence ATGAGCAGATTGTTTGTCGACGCCATTGTCGTTGGCGCAGGCGTCATCGGTCTGGCGGTTGCCCGCAAGCTCGCGCTTTGCGGCCTTGAAACCATCATTCTCGAGCGCGCCAATGCAATCGGCACAGAAACCTCATCCAGGAACTCGGAAGTTATCCACGCCGGTCTTTATTACCCGCAGGGTTCGCTGAAGGCGACGGTCTGCGTCGAGGGCCGGGCAGCGCTTTACAACTACTGTACCCGCCGCGGCGTGGATGCGCGACGGGTAGGCAAGATCCTGCTTGCCGCAAGCCCCGAGGAATTACCCAAGCTTGAAGCGATCGCTGCGGCAGCCAAACGCAACGCCGTTTTCGATGTCGTTCCGCTCACACCGAGCGACGTCGCCGACCTCGAACCGGAGCTGCACTGCGCCGGCGCGCTGCTCTCGCCATCGACGGGCATCATCGACAGTCACGGCTACATGCAGGCGCTGCGCGAGGATTTCGAGGCCGCCGGCGGCATGCTCGCCTTCCACACGCCGGCTATGGCAATCAGGTGCGGTGGTGCGCGGATCGGCCTGACCACGGGCGGAGCGGAACCCACCGAAATTGAGGCCAGCTTCGTAGTCAATGCCGCCGGCCACGGCGCCCCCGGCCTTGCGGCAAGAACAGCGGGGCTTTCCCCCAAGATGGTGCCGCCACAGTGGTACGCCAAGGGCAACTACTTCGCGCTTTCCGGACGCCAACCCTTTTCGCACCTCATCTATCCAATGCCCGACCATGCCGGCCTTGGAGTCCACGCAACACTCGACCTCAACGGGCGCTGCCGTTTCGGGCCTGATGTCGAATGGGTCGATGAGAATCATTCGCTCGATGTTGCTGCCTCGCGCGCGGAACAGTTTTATGACGCGATCCGCCGCTATTGGCCAGGTTTGCGTGACGGCGCCTTGCAACCGGATTATGCCGGGATACGGCCAAAGCTTCACGACGCAACCATGCCGATGCCGGACTTCCGCATCGACGGGCCGCAGCTGCACGGCGTCAAAGGTTTGGTCAATCTGTTCGGGATCGAGAGCCCCGGTCTGACAGGATCGCTTGCGATTGCGGATATGGTTGTGGTCGCACTTGGAGTTGCAAGCGACAAAGAAGCACCCCACTCTGATCGATAA
- a CDS encoding sugar transferase — MKYDAEFANPSRDHGDRHIPQPAGGAQKRIFDVVLAGVAIICLLPLMIAIALLVRLADRGPILHLERRRSPGGEAFDCYSFRKLPVDWRLRLGQHLSRHPDELASWIMTETLKDDILLTPVGRVLHRTGLDDLPQLLNVLFGDMSFVGPPSLPVDRGYVKRGNVSAQFCRPGMINDCRATADGVRNGEMAAASYAAQWSFLGDLKILVRAIGGLFQAERFQLDH, encoded by the coding sequence ATGAAATACGATGCCGAATTTGCCAATCCCTCGCGTGATCACGGCGATCGACACATCCCGCAGCCTGCGGGCGGTGCACAGAAACGGATTTTTGACGTCGTTCTGGCGGGTGTGGCTATCATTTGCCTTCTGCCGCTGATGATTGCGATCGCGTTACTTGTTCGTTTGGCCGATCGCGGACCGATCCTTCACTTGGAAAGACGGCGATCACCCGGGGGAGAGGCGTTTGACTGCTACAGCTTCCGGAAATTGCCGGTCGACTGGCGCCTCCGGCTTGGCCAGCATCTGTCGCGCCATCCAGACGAGCTTGCAAGCTGGATCATGACGGAAACGTTGAAGGACGATATTTTGCTAACGCCGGTTGGACGAGTTCTTCATCGAACAGGGCTTGATGATCTGCCGCAACTTCTCAACGTGCTCTTCGGTGACATGAGCTTCGTTGGTCCGCCATCGCTGCCTGTTGATCGCGGTTATGTAAAAAGGGGCAACGTGTCGGCACAATTCTGTAGACCAGGCATGATCAACGATTGCCGCGCCACGGCTGACGGTGTCAGGAACGGGGAAATGGCGGCTGCTTCCTACGCCGCGCAGTGGAGTTTTTTGGGTGATTTGAAAATTCTGGTCCGCGCGATTGGTGGTCTGTTCCAGGCTGAAAGGTTTCAGCTCGATCATTGA
- a CDS encoding oligosaccharide flippase family protein, which produces MSETSLATALRNGIAWNTINAIFSQSAGFVIFLVLARMLEPAVFGAVALSAVIADFIANDGRYAGMDAILQRGDFDKKSLNAAFISLSLVASPFALFLVMAGPLIAGFENAPLVGYYMPIFGLLLLFTPWLSVMDALIMRELGFKTFAKRNMISTLAGGIAGITLAFSPLAIWALPAQRIVSTMAVVVFEFRHTGWLPGRHTKKGACREILRRFLPLWMVAAINISMQRAAVLFFGIRFDGATVGLFRAADRISESLQNPLVSPLFALWFPLMSKVRGNLAAEREVFTAIIRTAAFVTLPAFTGLIVVADDAVALLLPSSYAGVAPILRAVAITSLMIPIVWFNPIAMNALGLNRMSLQYSIIVALTSIGALVVIPTSTPGAAILVMSSPALVYGVIGNVLLLRRLNLQAKVHYMGLAPAAAAALAMGVVVYYVQATAMVGMQSSFRLAISASLGMVIYFGWLTCFSRSWMIERIQLLRGQGR; this is translated from the coding sequence ATGTCTGAAACGTCGCTAGCAACGGCACTTCGTAATGGCATTGCCTGGAATACCATCAACGCGATCTTTTCGCAGAGCGCCGGTTTTGTCATCTTCCTGGTTCTTGCACGCATGCTGGAACCGGCGGTCTTCGGGGCAGTCGCGCTCTCTGCTGTTATTGCCGACTTCATCGCCAATGACGGCCGCTATGCCGGCATGGATGCGATCCTGCAGCGTGGTGATTTCGACAAGAAGAGCTTAAACGCGGCTTTCATTTCCCTGTCTTTGGTCGCCTCACCCTTCGCGCTCTTTCTGGTCATGGCTGGGCCTTTGATCGCTGGCTTTGAGAACGCGCCACTGGTCGGTTACTATATGCCGATTTTTGGCCTTCTTTTGCTCTTTACGCCGTGGCTGTCGGTGATGGATGCCCTCATAATGCGCGAACTGGGCTTCAAGACGTTTGCCAAGCGCAATATGATTTCGACGCTTGCGGGCGGTATCGCCGGCATCACGCTGGCGTTCTCACCGCTGGCGATTTGGGCGCTGCCTGCTCAGCGCATTGTCTCGACAATGGCCGTTGTTGTCTTTGAGTTCCGTCATACCGGTTGGCTTCCCGGGCGTCATACCAAAAAAGGCGCGTGTCGCGAAATTCTTCGCCGCTTCCTGCCTCTATGGATGGTCGCCGCCATTAACATATCCATGCAGCGCGCTGCCGTGCTGTTCTTCGGCATCCGCTTCGATGGCGCGACCGTCGGTCTGTTCCGGGCTGCCGACAGGATCAGCGAATCGCTGCAAAATCCCCTGGTCAGCCCGCTCTTTGCGCTTTGGTTTCCGTTGATGAGCAAGGTGCGCGGCAACCTTGCGGCGGAACGCGAAGTGTTTACCGCCATCATCCGCACCGCTGCCTTCGTGACACTGCCGGCCTTCACCGGACTGATTGTCGTCGCCGATGATGCGGTGGCGTTGCTGTTGCCCTCGTCCTATGCCGGGGTCGCGCCCATTCTTCGCGCTGTGGCGATCACCTCGCTGATGATCCCGATCGTCTGGTTTAATCCCATTGCAATGAACGCGCTCGGCTTGAACCGCATGTCGCTGCAATACTCCATCATCGTTGCCTTGACTTCTATCGGTGCGCTCGTCGTCATACCGACAAGCACGCCGGGCGCGGCGATTTTGGTGATGTCGTCGCCGGCGCTCGTCTATGGGGTGATCGGCAATGTCTTGTTACTGCGCCGGCTGAACCTGCAGGCGAAGGTGCATTACATGGGGCTCGCGCCGGCCGCGGCGGCGGCCCTCGCCATGGGCGTCGTCGTATATTATGTGCAAGCAACAGCAATGGTTGGGATGCAATCTTCCTTCCGCCTCGCTATCTCGGCGAGCCTTGGCATGGTCATCTATTTCGGCTGGCTCACCTGCTTCAGCCGAAGCTGGATGATCGAACGTATCCAGCTCCTGCGTGGCCAAGGCAGATGA
- a CDS encoding glycosyltransferase family 8 protein, producing MSDPAFEGNLASSAMGALPMKTASFRSIAEGLNGRPLAEPLLEAAMQRYSRPQPPASEVTIAFGLDTAYLPHAAVVLASLIANAPGAKLRFLIVHDGIPPQARSTFERSAEGHRFDWLEIKGSSVLAMPGKRHISRAGYYRLMLAELAPPDIDRVLYLDADLVVMGDIRELYASDLGEHAIGAVCDVGMDGEVFAKRFQLHPKRLGYFNSGVLLMDLTKLRASDDLSKVITVLETRIDDMEYGDQCALNVVFWSRWKQLDILWNVQRRMLMPQEGKPCYATAAEMKKGRRPKIIHFTEHNKPWSTDGWHPLIWTYYRYLKKTPYRAQVLKLGEVHFVKDLRRKIKTIVNWYRLQA from the coding sequence ATGAGTGATCCCGCATTTGAAGGAAATCTGGCATCTTCTGCCATGGGCGCCTTGCCGATGAAGACTGCCAGTTTCCGGTCAATCGCCGAAGGCCTGAACGGTCGCCCCCTTGCCGAACCTCTACTTGAGGCAGCAATGCAGCGATACAGCCGCCCGCAACCGCCAGCTTCGGAGGTGACAATCGCCTTCGGACTCGATACCGCTTACCTGCCGCATGCAGCTGTTGTGCTGGCATCTCTTATCGCTAACGCGCCGGGCGCAAAACTCCGTTTTCTGATCGTCCATGATGGCATTCCCCCCCAAGCCCGTTCGACATTCGAACGCTCTGCTGAAGGACACCGGTTTGATTGGCTCGAGATTAAAGGCTCAAGTGTCCTTGCAATGCCCGGCAAACGCCATATCAGCCGCGCCGGCTACTATCGTCTGATGCTTGCCGAGCTGGCCCCGCCAGATATCGATCGAGTCCTTTATCTCGATGCCGACCTCGTCGTCATGGGTGATATTCGGGAACTCTATGCCTCCGATCTGGGCGAGCATGCAATCGGCGCGGTCTGCGACGTCGGCATGGACGGCGAGGTGTTCGCCAAGCGTTTTCAGCTGCACCCCAAGCGTCTTGGCTACTTCAATTCCGGTGTACTGTTGATGGATCTCACCAAGCTGCGCGCCAGTGATGATCTTTCCAAAGTCATCACTGTTTTGGAAACGCGCATCGACGATATGGAGTATGGCGATCAGTGCGCTCTTAACGTTGTCTTCTGGAGCCGATGGAAACAGCTTGACATATTGTGGAACGTCCAACGCCGAATGCTGATGCCGCAGGAAGGCAAGCCCTGCTATGCAACTGCAGCCGAAATGAAAAAAGGGCGCCGGCCAAAAATCATCCACTTCACGGAGCACAACAAACCGTGGTCGACGGACGGATGGCATCCGTTGATCTGGACCTATTACCGCTATTTGAAAAAGACCCCGTATCGCGCGCAGGTCCTCAAGCTTGGCGAGGTCCATTTCGTCAAGGATCTGCGTCGGAAAATCAAGACCATCGTCAACTGGTACCGGTTGCAGGCGTGA
- a CDS encoding glycosyltransferase family 2 protein produces MSLPLVAVVTPTYNGGRFLAETMESVQQQDWPNLVHVVLDNNSSDNTEEIVSAYLNKRIPVLRFRNEKTLDQRENWTKAYRLVPRDAVYVRYLCDDDTISPTSISKMAALGETFPNVGVIGSLHDCAGAVQDFFWPPGKPVFPGKDAMRMALLRQGILMPVQMMWRRRVTDSLEPLFASAMDGSWDLDTVFRMLAISDFGFVHEALGFTRVHENTVTALHYAGKTRAWTRDGLDLIMRHGPVAFGTDYRHQLLAFRRYYVRRILTWWREDRGREHLQPHFDALARAGFGVNGMLVVDAVLDWIYVKLGMRRAWTGYPGWQ; encoded by the coding sequence ATGTCTTTGCCGCTTGTCGCTGTTGTGACCCCGACGTATAATGGCGGACGGTTCTTGGCTGAAACGATGGAATCCGTTCAGCAGCAAGATTGGCCAAACCTTGTTCACGTCGTGCTCGACAACAATAGCAGCGACAATACCGAAGAAATCGTCTCCGCCTATTTGAACAAGCGCATCCCTGTCCTTCGCTTCCGCAATGAAAAGACGCTGGATCAGCGTGAAAACTGGACGAAAGCTTATCGCCTGGTACCACGGGACGCTGTCTATGTGCGCTATCTCTGCGACGATGACACGATTAGCCCGACGTCGATCTCCAAGATGGCGGCACTCGGCGAAACCTTTCCCAATGTCGGGGTCATTGGCAGCCTTCATGACTGCGCGGGTGCTGTTCAAGATTTCTTCTGGCCACCCGGCAAGCCGGTTTTCCCCGGCAAGGACGCCATGCGGATGGCGCTGCTGCGTCAGGGCATTTTAATGCCGGTCCAGATGATGTGGCGCCGGCGCGTGACTGACTCGCTCGAACCTCTTTTTGCCAGCGCCATGGACGGCAGCTGGGACCTCGATACGGTTTTCCGGATGCTGGCGATCAGCGATTTCGGTTTCGTGCATGAGGCACTCGGCTTTACCCGTGTACACGAGAATACGGTCACTGCCTTGCATTATGCCGGCAAAACTCGCGCCTGGACGCGCGATGGCCTTGATCTGATCATGCGCCACGGTCCAGTCGCCTTCGGGACCGACTACCGCCACCAGCTTCTCGCGTTTCGCCGCTATTATGTGCGCCGCATTCTGACCTGGTGGCGCGAAGATCGCGGTCGCGAGCATCTGCAACCCCATTTTGATGCACTGGCAAGAGCCGGCTTTGGTGTCAACGGCATGCTTGTCGTCGATGCCGTGCTGGACTGGATTTACGTCAAGCTTGGCATGCGCCGCGCCTGGACCGGATATCCGGGCTGGCAATAG
- a CDS encoding O-antigen ligase — protein MRISINAFLSPGQNAPFAIAAMVATMFFIAYAQLFGSVFILLFYLVWLPLLAMDPRAVIGDPRPLYWIFAFSIFACLSFFWSAVPGLSLRGGLQYLSTIVCALVAARVVPVKAMILGMSLGASLVLLYSLIFGHFSYDPLDGVYSFIGAFGSKNQLGMFAALGVFASFSVVFVLRVQMIWRILALMSGVFGVFSLHTAQSATSTITIAATIAVTVAAVFLKRFSPRHRTVLFLSIVPAAAVGLLIALSTGLFGAILGAFGKDATLTGRTYLWQRGIEIAHEQPIFGLGFQGFWVQGFSQPEVLWQQFYIASRAGFHFHNTYIEAAVELGYIGLILLSAVILGLLAGYLRRLLSSGARNEDVVLFGLVILFIGRSFFEVDFLNQYTIGSFLIYYCAGALTKPVAGTVGNASVRFYPQFAGSEGFHVPRRGGHG, from the coding sequence ATGCGTATCAGTATCAACGCTTTCTTATCGCCTGGACAGAACGCGCCCTTTGCGATCGCTGCTATGGTCGCGACGATGTTTTTCATCGCCTATGCGCAGCTGTTTGGCTCTGTCTTCATTTTGTTGTTCTATCTGGTGTGGCTGCCTCTTCTTGCCATGGACCCGCGCGCAGTCATCGGCGATCCACGGCCTCTCTATTGGATTTTTGCCTTTTCCATCTTTGCATGTCTGTCCTTTTTCTGGTCTGCGGTTCCGGGGCTCAGCCTGCGCGGCGGGCTGCAATATCTTTCAACGATTGTCTGCGCGTTGGTTGCCGCACGGGTCGTGCCTGTAAAGGCGATGATTTTGGGCATGAGCCTCGGCGCATCGCTGGTACTGCTCTACTCACTGATATTTGGACACTTCAGCTACGACCCTCTTGATGGCGTCTACAGCTTCATCGGCGCCTTCGGATCGAAGAACCAACTCGGCATGTTTGCCGCGCTCGGCGTCTTTGCCTCCTTCTCGGTGGTCTTCGTCCTGCGCGTGCAGATGATCTGGCGCATCCTGGCCCTTATGTCAGGCGTCTTCGGCGTCTTTTCGCTACACACCGCCCAGTCGGCGACCTCCACCATCACGATCGCCGCAACGATTGCCGTAACGGTCGCTGCGGTCTTTCTGAAGCGGTTCTCACCGCGGCACCGGACGGTCCTCTTCCTGTCGATCGTTCCGGCAGCAGCCGTCGGACTCCTGATTGCATTGAGTACCGGGCTGTTCGGCGCGATCCTCGGCGCCTTCGGCAAGGATGCGACGTTGACAGGGCGGACGTATCTTTGGCAGCGAGGTATCGAAATCGCCCACGAACAACCTATCTTCGGCCTCGGTTTTCAGGGTTTCTGGGTCCAGGGCTTTTCTCAACCGGAGGTCCTGTGGCAGCAGTTCTATATTGCATCGCGTGCAGGCTTTCACTTTCATAATACCTACATCGAGGCCGCGGTCGAACTTGGCTATATCGGACTGATCCTGCTCAGCGCCGTTATTCTTGGCCTCCTCGCTGGATACCTCAGACGCCTCCTGTCGTCGGGCGCGCGAAACGAGGATGTGGTCCTCTTCGGTCTCGTCATACTGTTCATCGGTCGCTCCTTTTTCGAAGTCGATTTCCTGAATCAATACACGATCGGATCCTTCCTCATCTACTACTGCGCCGGGGCACTCACCAAACCGGTCGCTGGAACGGTAGGCAATGCCTCGGTGCGGTTCTATCCTCAATTCGCTGGCAGTGAAGGTTTTCATGTGCCTCGCCGTGGCGGTCACGGGTGA